A single window of bacterium DNA harbors:
- a CDS encoding glycosyltransferase family 39 protein codes for MSARSKPARTGPPAAPPRRRRGGLSPVVWVIAAALLMRLWLLLDVRDAPFWLTPTVDEIGFIQLAEMLRSGTPLPFGAYYVAPGYAYLLAGILAAGGEPIWAKYLQLAIGVLNAALVFLLGRRFFGYRAGVAAGLLWAVYPAALFHEVLLLKPTLTVCCSLVGLACVTRADGDTRPWRWLVAGMAFGAASLLRGEMVAVGLGLAAGGLLARRRGRPGAAGWPGPVLLVVGLVGVVAVPTVQNLRGCGNLVPVAYGGGTNFYIGNHDGADGSYLPLRHDRSDVLFEESDAIGLARRAKGGDLGPAGVSRHWYGEGLGWWVKQPAAAVALTVKKALLVWGRWEGYDVLSLPLAGRWVLPLRDPVLRPVLLLPLALVGLWVSRRRRELWPLRIFLLVSWLALSLFFLFERFRLPLTAVALVFTGYLLIAAWDAWRAGRRTSVLLGLAAVAAIAALLALPSVQRNEAVLHVNVGNMLLQQGRFEEALAEYRIVQRRSPSSGRVLINMANAQWALGRADEALASLDGALSFLRYEAQRRGRPSVEEMLYCHEMAGDIQAAAGRAGPAAEHYRAALVLAPEHPRLKGKLDRVGGGQ; via the coding sequence ATGTCCGCCCGTTCCAAACCCGCCCGGACCGGCCCGCCCGCCGCGCCGCCCCGGAGGCGCCGGGGAGGCCTGTCGCCCGTCGTCTGGGTGATCGCGGCGGCCTTGCTGATGCGGCTGTGGTTGCTGCTGGATGTGCGGGACGCACCTTTCTGGCTGACGCCGACCGTGGACGAGATCGGCTTCATCCAGCTGGCCGAGATGCTGCGCAGCGGCACGCCCCTGCCCTTCGGCGCCTACTACGTGGCGCCGGGCTACGCCTATCTGCTGGCGGGCATCCTGGCCGCGGGCGGCGAGCCGATCTGGGCCAAGTACCTGCAACTGGCCATCGGCGTGCTCAACGCGGCACTCGTCTTCCTGCTGGGACGACGTTTCTTCGGATACCGCGCAGGCGTGGCGGCCGGCCTGCTCTGGGCGGTCTATCCGGCCGCCCTCTTCCACGAAGTGCTCCTGCTCAAACCGACCCTGACCGTCTGCTGCAGCCTCGTGGGGTTGGCGTGCGTGACGCGGGCGGACGGCGACACCCGACCCTGGCGCTGGCTGGTGGCGGGCATGGCCTTCGGCGCGGCGTCCCTGCTGCGCGGCGAGATGGTCGCCGTGGGCCTCGGTTTGGCCGCAGGAGGTTTGCTGGCCCGGCGCCGCGGCCGGCCCGGCGCGGCCGGCTGGCCGGGCCCGGTGTTGCTGGTGGTGGGGCTGGTCGGTGTCGTGGCCGTGCCGACTGTCCAGAATCTGCGCGGCTGCGGAAACCTGGTACCGGTGGCCTATGGCGGCGGCACCAACTTCTACATCGGCAACCACGACGGTGCGGACGGTTCCTATCTGCCCCTGCGCCACGACCGCAGCGATGTCCTCTTCGAGGAAAGCGACGCCATCGGCCTGGCCCGCCGCGCGAAGGGCGGCGACCTCGGACCGGCCGGCGTCTCCCGCCACTGGTATGGCGAGGGTCTCGGCTGGTGGGTCAAGCAGCCGGCCGCAGCCGTCGCCCTTACGGTCAAGAAGGCGTTGCTGGTCTGGGGACGCTGGGAAGGTTACGACGTGCTCTCGCTGCCCCTGGCCGGGCGTTGGGTGCTGCCCCTGCGCGACCCCGTCCTCCGCCCGGTGCTGTTGCTGCCCCTGGCCCTGGTCGGGCTGTGGGTCAGCCGCCGGCGGCGCGAACTGTGGCCGCTGCGGATCTTCCTGCTGGTCAGCTGGCTGGCGCTGAGCCTCTTCTTCCTCTTCGAGCGCTTCCGTCTGCCCCTGACCGCCGTGGCGCTGGTCTTCACCGGCTACTTGTTGATCGCCGCCTGGGACGCGTGGCGGGCCGGTCGCCGCACTTCCGTGCTGCTGGGACTGGCGGCCGTCGCCGCGATCGCTGCGCTGCTGGCCTTGCCCTCGGTCCAGCGCAACGAGGCGGTCCTGCACGTCAATGTCGGCAACATGCTCCTGCAACAGGGCCGTTTCGAGGAGGCCCTGGCCGAGTACCGCATCGTGCAGCGGCGCTCGCCCTCGTCGGGCCGGGTGTTGATCAACATGGCCAACGCCCAGTGGGCCCTGGGCCGCGCCGACGAGGCGCTGGCCTCGCTGGACGGCGCCCTGTCCTTCCTGCGCTACGAAGCCCAGCGCAGGGGCCGTCCCTCGGTCGAGGAGATGCTCTACTGCCACGAGATGGCCGGCGACATCCAGGCCGCCGCGGGCCGCGCCGGGCCCGCGGCGGAACACTACCGCGCCGCACTGGTGCTAGCGCCGGAGCATCCGCGGTTGAAGGGCAAGCTGGATCGGGTCGGCGGCGGGCAGTGA
- a CDS encoding citrate lyase subunit alpha (citrate-ACP transferase, the alpha subunit catalyzes the formation of (3S)-citryl-CoA from acetyl-CoA and citrate) — MTKLVTNAAGRDVPVEINGAAAVPFEGVGAHRPTGHKAAPPVPTCSDYPVDGYKVVKDLGTALANAGLRDGMTVSSHHHLRNGDHVANAVFAAAAAAGAKGLRWFPSAAFPCHAPLIELMDSGVIHHIEGSMNGPLGAYCSEGKMRGMGVLRSHGGRWQAIQDGEVHIDIAVIAAPTADPFGNATGDRGPTACGLLGFALADSIYADHVVVVTDNLVDFPCIPWQIQGNNVDQVVVMDRIGDADKIVSGTTEVTRSPDRLLIAELTARFCEEAGIVRDGFSFQAGAGGTALSFAIFLRDIMREKGVRARFVRGGSTQYLVDMLEEGLTDYILDGQTFDLEGVRSMRENPGHVNTSPFTSYNWHGKGNFASMLDAVVLGATEVDSGFNANVVTHSDGRLLHGIGGWMNCLTARCTILPIPSFRDRIPVLVDRVTTLCGPGELIDVVVTERGIAINPQRRDLIEAVRGSSLPIRPIAEIKAEVEEIVGGPPTPPDLGEKVVAAIKWVDGTVIDCVREVRG; from the coding sequence ATGACGAAGCTGGTCACCAACGCCGCGGGACGCGATGTCCCCGTCGAGATCAACGGCGCCGCCGCCGTCCCCTTCGAGGGGGTCGGCGCCCATCGGCCGACCGGCCACAAGGCCGCGCCGCCCGTCCCCACCTGCAGCGACTATCCGGTCGACGGCTACAAGGTGGTCAAGGATCTCGGAACGGCGCTGGCGAACGCCGGGCTGCGCGACGGCATGACCGTCAGCAGCCACCACCACCTGCGCAACGGCGACCACGTGGCCAACGCGGTCTTCGCCGCCGCGGCCGCGGCGGGGGCCAAGGGTCTGCGCTGGTTCCCGAGCGCGGCGTTCCCCTGCCACGCGCCCCTGATCGAGCTGATGGACAGCGGCGTCATCCACCACATCGAGGGGAGCATGAACGGCCCGCTCGGCGCCTACTGCAGCGAGGGCAAGATGCGCGGCATGGGCGTGCTGCGCAGCCACGGCGGCCGCTGGCAGGCCATCCAGGACGGCGAGGTGCACATCGACATCGCGGTGATCGCCGCGCCCACGGCCGATCCCTTCGGCAACGCCACCGGCGACCGCGGTCCCACCGCCTGCGGCCTGCTCGGCTTCGCCCTGGCGGATTCGATCTACGCCGACCACGTGGTCGTGGTCACCGACAACCTGGTCGACTTCCCCTGCATCCCCTGGCAAATCCAGGGCAACAACGTGGACCAGGTCGTGGTCATGGACCGGATAGGCGACGCGGACAAGATCGTCTCGGGCACCACCGAGGTGACGAGGTCCCCCGACCGGCTGCTGATCGCCGAGTTGACCGCGCGCTTCTGCGAGGAGGCGGGCATCGTCCGCGACGGCTTCTCGTTCCAGGCCGGCGCCGGCGGCACGGCCCTGAGCTTCGCCATCTTCCTGCGCGACATCATGCGCGAGAAGGGTGTCAGGGCCCGCTTCGTGCGCGGCGGCTCAACCCAGTACCTCGTCGACATGCTCGAGGAGGGGCTCACCGACTACATCCTCGACGGCCAGACCTTCGATCTGGAGGGCGTGCGCAGCATGCGCGAGAACCCCGGCCACGTGAACACGAGCCCCTTCACCAGCTACAACTGGCACGGCAAGGGCAACTTCGCCAGCATGCTCGACGCGGTGGTCCTGGGCGCCACCGAAGTGGACTCGGGCTTCAACGCCAACGTGGTCACCCACAGCGACGGCCGCCTGCTGCACGGCATCGGCGGCTGGATGAACTGCCTGACCGCCAGGTGCACCATCCTGCCCATCCCGAGCTTCCGCGACCGCATCCCCGTGCTGGTGGACCGCGTGACCACCCTGTGCGGGCCCGGCGAACTGATCGACGTGGTGGTGACCGAGCGCGGGATCGCGATCAATCCGCAGCGGCGGGACCTGATCGAGGCCGTGCGCGGCTCGTCGCTGCCCATCCGGCCCATCGCCGAGATCAAGGCCGAGGTGGAGGAGATCGTGGGCGGGCCGCCGACGCCTCCGGACCTGGGGGAGAAGGTCGTCGCCGCCATCAAGTGGGTGGACGGGACCGTCATCGACTGCGTACGGGAGGTGCGGGGGTAA
- a CDS encoding C-GCAxxG-C-C family protein: protein MQRIETAAALFDAGYNCAQSVLAAFAPTLGTDRDEALRLADPLGGGMMLTDGPCGALNGALLVLGLRYGGTRPDDDAANERVRNLSREFIRRFRERRRSTSCTELLGVDISQPEGFARAQAEDIFAGTCPDSVRAAAGILVEML, encoded by the coding sequence GTGCAGCGCATCGAGACCGCCGCGGCGCTCTTCGACGCGGGCTACAACTGCGCCCAGTCGGTGCTGGCGGCGTTCGCGCCGACCCTGGGCACCGACCGCGACGAGGCGTTGCGTCTGGCCGATCCCCTGGGCGGCGGCATGATGCTGACGGACGGCCCCTGCGGGGCCCTGAACGGGGCGCTGCTGGTGCTTGGGCTGCGTTACGGCGGCACGCGTCCCGACGACGACGCTGCCAACGAGCGCGTGCGAAACCTGTCGCGCGAGTTCATCCGCCGGTTCCGCGAGCGGCGGCGGTCGACGTCCTGCACCGAGCTGCTGGGAGTGGACATCTCGCAGCCGGAAGGGTTCGCGCGGGCCCAGGCGGAGGACATCTTCGCGGGCACCTGTCCCGACAGCGTGCGCGCGGCAGCCGGGATACTGGTCGAAATGCTCTGA
- a CDS encoding HpcH/HpaI aldolase/citrate lyase family protein has product MGRRGEAGSRGPQVRSDCWIAIELRDEGGLEIALQSKVAGLYGDRIRTRLAEGCTALGIAHAAVAIEDQGALPFVIDARLECAARRADPGLTAEFLPGMRDCCTCGTTRDRLRRTRLYLPGNQPKLFVNAGLHAPDGLILDLEDAVAPAEKDAARVIVRNALRQVDFLGAERMVRINQGARGLEDLDWVVPHNPHVILVPKVEDPDQLTAVDERIEAIRSARGLDGEIYLLPIVESALGAWRAHEIAAATPSIVALSIGLEDYTADIGAPRTLEGRESFWARSQVINGAVAAGVQPIDTVFSDVADTAGLIASVREAKALGFVGKGCIHPRQIAPIHAAFAPAPGELERAQAIVRAFEEAEAAGLGVVSMGSKMIDAPVVKRAHTVIDLALATGMIGETWREAGEEV; this is encoded by the coding sequence ATGGGACGCAGGGGAGAGGCGGGCAGTCGCGGACCGCAGGTGCGCTCGGACTGCTGGATTGCAATCGAGTTGCGCGACGAGGGCGGGCTGGAGATCGCCCTGCAGAGCAAGGTGGCCGGCCTGTACGGCGACCGGATCCGCACGCGCCTGGCGGAGGGCTGCACCGCCCTGGGCATCGCCCATGCCGCCGTGGCGATCGAGGACCAGGGCGCGCTGCCCTTCGTCATCGACGCGCGGCTCGAGTGCGCCGCGCGCCGCGCCGATCCGGGGCTGACGGCCGAGTTCCTGCCCGGGATGCGCGATTGCTGCACCTGCGGCACCACCCGCGACCGCCTGCGCCGGACACGTCTCTACCTGCCGGGCAACCAGCCCAAGCTCTTCGTCAACGCGGGACTGCACGCGCCCGACGGCCTGATCCTCGACCTGGAGGACGCCGTCGCGCCGGCGGAGAAGGACGCCGCCCGCGTGATCGTGCGCAACGCCCTGCGCCAGGTGGACTTCCTGGGCGCCGAGCGCATGGTCCGCATCAACCAGGGCGCGCGCGGGCTGGAGGACCTGGACTGGGTCGTGCCCCACAACCCGCACGTGATCCTGGTCCCCAAGGTGGAGGACCCCGACCAGCTCACGGCGGTGGACGAGCGCATCGAGGCCATCCGCAGCGCGCGCGGCCTCGACGGCGAGATCTACCTGCTGCCCATCGTCGAGTCGGCGCTGGGCGCCTGGCGCGCCCACGAGATCGCCGCGGCGACGCCGAGCATCGTGGCGCTGTCCATCGGGCTCGAGGACTACACGGCCGACATCGGCGCGCCCCGCACCCTGGAGGGGCGCGAATCGTTCTGGGCGCGCAGCCAGGTGATCAACGGCGCGGTGGCGGCGGGCGTGCAGCCCATCGACACCGTGTTCAGCGACGTGGCCGACACCGCGGGCCTGATCGCCTCGGTGCGCGAGGCCAAGGCCCTGGGCTTCGTGGGCAAGGGCTGCATCCATCCACGGCAGATCGCCCCGATCCACGCGGCCTTCGCGCCCGCGCCCGGCGAACTGGAGAGAGCCCAGGCCATCGTGAGGGCCTTCGAGGAGGCCGAGGCAGCCGGCCTGGGGGTGGTGTCCATGGGCAGCAAGATGATCGACGCGCCGGTGGTCAAGCGCGCCCACACGGTGATCGACCTGGCCCTGGCCACCGGCATGATCGGCGAGACTTGGCGGGAAGCCGGGGAAGAGGTCTAG